GATTTGTTTTCTATCTTTATAAAATGTTGGATTTATATTTTACCGAAGTGTAGAAGAATAGAGCCTGTGAATAGACCAAACTAAGCTAATGAATTGCATGTAATTCGCAACTtgtacttgtgtttttgtttatattgcTCTTTTGTAGCCTTTGTACCTGTACAGAGTTGCTGGTTAGAAAAGGGGGGAAATACCTGGCTATGTGCACAAAAATCGGACAGAATGACATTCTTGTATTTATGACTTTTCTCCTTTTGTCAGTCACTTAAAATGCTGTACATTTTAGCATAAGAATAAATTATGATTGACCATGTACATGCTTGTTctcctttaatttaaaaaaaaataaaccactaGCCTGAAATGTATCATAAGAACGAGGATGAAACGACAGATTTCAAATTGGTGGTAATCCAGGAGTCCGTTTTCTCTGcagaaaagtattttaaaataaaaaagaagtgaaaaagaaaacttgacttggacttggcTGCTCTGAGACTTGATTTAATTGAGATTTCACCCCCCCCAAAAGCTTGACTTGCCTTCAGTTTTGATGATGGTAAAATTCCAGAGCAATAACCATACACAACAGAGAGCAACAGGCAGGTTTTTCATGGCTACACACCTGAATAtttaatacaatacaaaaaaatgacttgatctaaatgatgcaaaaaaaaaaagcattattaACACAACTTTAAAGGGTGAATGTTGAAACGCTGTATCATTTTAATGGTCAGCATTTGGAGACCTTGCATTGTGGCTTGCAGCTTGTTTATTTAGACCAGTGAAATGGCTTAATCCCTTAAAAGGCTTGAGACTTAATTAAATTCGCTCTGATAGACTTGGACGCCTCTAGAATGACTTGAGACTTAACTTGGATTTGTCTCCAATAACGTGCTTGAGATTTGACTCAGACTTGTCTTCAGTAACTGAGACTTGACTTCAGACTTGTCATGTGACTTGCTGCAATAGACATGAGACCTGGACTTAAGATTTAAACTGAACCTGTCTCAAACTAATTGGACTATCTGTAATTACTTTTAACATGACTCTAAAATGCTTtgtgacttgacttggactGGTCTTGAATAACTAAAgacttgacttgagacttgctGTGATAGTCCTGAACCTTGACAAAGGATTCTTGATTTATTTGTGTCTAGACTTGGACTAATGACTTATAACCTGACTTGAATTTAGTCTTAAATGACTTGAGGCTTGACCTGAGACTCAACTCGCCCCAACAAGTCTTTATAATCAGCTCTGCTCTGtagtgtctttctttttctcctggAGCTGCATGTCCAATTCTCTCAGCTGTTTCAGGAAGCCCCAGTTGGGGATGATCCGCCTGCGTTTTTTCACATGCTCGATGGCGTCAACCACCGTCATGTTCTCACAGATCATGAGGTAGGCAAGGAAGAGCGTGGCAGACCGACTCCTTCCCATCACGCAGTGAACCAGCAGTTTATCTGGAGATGCGCAAATCACACAATCAGGGATTTGGTacatttacaactttttttccttgtattttgttcttttgtcaatttaaagggtcagttcatccaaattacaacaaaactattttttcactttctaaCTAGTGGTATCTATCACTGAGAtatctacatttttttatttctgctgctACAACAACATGAATAAGGCGAATCagatttcatttgtggtgcCCAAACCAttcattttttcaaaacttttgaGCACAAATTTCAAAGCTTATATATTCAGGTGGAAGAGACCTATCAAGACTGGATACCATTaaagagaagtgaaaaaaaacgTCTGCAATTTGGCTGAAATGACCCTTTAAATCTGTGTCATCTTACTCTGAGGATTGCTTAGTGTTTCTTCAATAAACTTGGCAGCAGAGAAAAAATACTggctgaggtcaaaggtcggGATGTCCTCTGCTACCACGCCGTAATAGACGACATCCATGTCGCTGTAGTAACCAGCTCCGGTGTCCACGTTGTTCCATGTCCCCTCTGCTGCGTTCAAGATGTGCGTAATCCCCAACTTCTCCAGATTATATTTGTCCTTTGCAGTCTCCCTGCGAGAAGCCAGTGTGGATATTATTTTAATCCTCTATTAAGTTAttcattttagtaatttaatgctttttatacTTACTCGTCCCCGATGTAGGTGTTAGGCCAAACCTCGTTGACATGAGTGTAAGCCACACTCCCACGGTTGAGGATTTTCTCCAGCTCATAGCCCCCAGGTGTGACATATTCATCCACTGGACTGGATTCCTCCGCTGCCTTTGTAACATTTATCTTGGTGCCAGTCTTTGACTTGTGAGAAGCCATTTTCTCACCGTGGCTTCCTTTCACACATGATTTATTAGCttaagggagaaaaagaaataccacagttgcttttttcccccctcctttCCATTTTTCCTCTGCTATACAATCATGAAAaagctctgttttgttttggggttttttttgttttccgCATGCATCTCCAATACAACTCACCGAGAGATTGAAGTCCTTCATTTTCCTGCTcgacagttttgttttcatcattctAGCCGGCTTGTTGTGAAGCCGTCCTTAAAGGCAGAACATGGTGAGGTTTAATTCTGGCAGGCTCAAGTCAGGGCACAGATTGTATAACTGCTCTGTGACGGGCATCAAATGCAGAGGATATTTTTAGGGCTGTGATATGGCGGCCCCCCTGACCTTAGCTGCCACGTTCCCTGCCTGTGGGGAAAAACTTCCACCAAGCAAGTCCCTGCCATCCACTTCTAAACACACAACTTTAATCTCCGCTGCTGGCAGGAAGCCGTGCTTATCCAAACTTTGCACTTGCCAAAGGATACCCATATTCACTGGAGTGAACAGGGCactctgagcttttttttttttttgctcagctGTATGAGCGACTCCTTGAAATTGTGTCAGCCTCTCTTAGCCTTTCTGCATATCTTTAGATGCCGGGAGAAACCGTGTAAGCGCTGCCTTGCAACACCCGTTAAGGATGTTCTGCATCTTCTGGAGCTTTCTCGGGGGGCCATAAGAGAACTGAAATGTGTCAGATTGTTAGACagatgaggttttttttttacaagatgACACATGTCTTTGATTCCACGTTATATGATATGCATGGTCCATTCAGTGATCTAAATGTGAGCCCCCAAAGTGAGAGTGTGATGATGACTGTATTGCAGAATGGGTGGATGAAGCTGCTAACATGTCAGACAGAGTTTTCACACCATCAGACTCCTTTATTTTTCCCTCATATCTTCATACTCTGCCATCATTCATTCTGACA
This sequence is a window from Thunnus albacares chromosome 20, fThuAlb1.1, whole genome shotgun sequence. Protein-coding genes within it:
- the LOC122971103 gene encoding dual specificity phosphatase 29-like, which gives rise to MASHKSKTGTKINVTKAAEESSPVDEYVTPGGYELEKILNRGSVAYTHVNEVWPNTYIGDEETAKDKYNLEKLGITHILNAAEGTWNNVDTGAGYYSDMDVVYYGVVAEDIPTFDLSQYFFSAAKFIEETLSNPQNKLLVHCVMGRSRSATLFLAYLMICENMTVVDAIEHVKKRRRIIPNWGFLKQLRELDMQLQEKKKDTTEQS